The Benincasa hispida cultivar B227 chromosome 9, ASM972705v1, whole genome shotgun sequence genome has a segment encoding these proteins:
- the LOC120084427 gene encoding plastocyanin: MATVTSPAVAIPSFTGLKSSGAASKPTAAVRIPSPAVPKHSIRASLKDVGVAVAATAATALLASNAMAIEILLGGDDGSLAFVPNNFSVASGEKIVFKNNAGFPHNVVFDEDEIPSGVDAGKISMNEEDLLNAPGEVYEVQLTEKGSYSFYCSPHQGAGMVGKVTVN; the protein is encoded by the coding sequence ATGGCCACCGTCACCTCCCCCGCCGTCGCCATCCCCTCCTTCACCGGCCTCAAATCCTCCGGCGCCGCCTCCAAACCCACTGCGGCCGTCCGCATCCCTTCCCCTGCAGTCCCAAAGCACAGCATCAGAGCGTCCCTGAAGGACGTCGGCGTGGCCGTGGCCGCCACCGCCGCCACCGCCCTGCTGGCCTCAAACGCTATGGCAATCGAGATCTTGCTGGGCGGCGATGACGGTTCTCTGGCATTCGTTCCGAACAATTTCTCGGTGGCGTCAGGGGAGAAAATCGTATTCAAGAACAATGCAGGATTCCCACACAACGTGGTGTTCGACGAGGATGAAATTCCGAGCGGAGTTGACGCCGGAAAGATCTCGATGAACGAGGAAGATCTTTTGAATGCTCCCGGCGAGGTCTACGAAGTTCAGCTGACTGAAAAAGGAAGCTACTCTTTCTACTGTTCGCCTCATCAAGGTGCTGGAATGGTCGGAAAAGTCACCGTTAACTGA
- the LOC120086293 gene encoding uncharacterized protein At1g01500-like, which translates to MDNSSIIATFPTDLREEVLLTSLCSRTCIYLTSSANEQTTQVSPQRRNLRQGVLDAIPEDEEVGKEENGSNGLIRHQNVQVKQRRRFGIATSLCFFLGNSKSNTFTTRIFP; encoded by the exons ATGGACAATTCTTCAATCATTGCTACATTCCCTACTGATTTGCGGGAAGAA GTTCTATTAACTTCACTATGTTCCAGGACCTGTATCTATCTTACCAGTTCAGCCAA TGAGCAGACAACTCAGGTTAGTCCGCAGCGGAGGAACTTGAGGCAAGGTGTCCTAGATGCAATTCCTGAGGATGAAGAAGTTGGAAAGGAGGAGAATGGAAGTAATGGGTTGATTCGGCACCAGAATGTACAG GTGAAACAAAGGAGaagatttggtatcgcaacctctttatgctttttcttggggaactctaaatccaacacattcactacaagaatttttccttga